In one window of Deltaproteobacteria bacterium DNA:
- a CDS encoding glycosyltransferase family 4 protein, with translation MKILLVSDYATSFGGAENILLMLRTRLRARGHDARIFASSARPGGGESFADYECLGAASRLRTLLQTANPWAFWRLRKVLAEFEPEIVHVMMFLAQLSPLILPLLRRRACLYHAQWYRAICPLGTKLLPNGEACHFNAGAACYRQRCLPLRDWLPLLTVQMRLWVRWRSVFDRVVVCSEAVGRLLESDAVQPMEVVLDGVAAQPARSALAPNPTVFFAGRLVREKGVEVLLEAFSQVEVAEAELLIAGEGPERGRLEEKSRQLGLADRVSFLGHLGQTELARIGAGAWLQVVPSLWAEPFGLVAAEAMMRGTAVIASNIGGLAEIVRHEQTGYLVPAGDAAALAQRLRALLGDRDLCAAMGRAARAVALANFTEEKFVDRIVAVYARLLQREAI, from the coding sequence ATGAAAATCTTGTTGGTCAGCGACTACGCGACAAGCTTTGGCGGTGCTGAAAACATCCTGCTCATGTTGCGCACGCGCTTGCGTGCGCGCGGCCATGACGCGCGCATTTTCGCCAGCTCGGCGCGCCCCGGAGGCGGAGAAAGTTTTGCGGACTACGAGTGCCTGGGCGCAGCCTCACGCTTGCGCACGCTGCTGCAGACCGCCAACCCTTGGGCGTTCTGGCGTTTGCGCAAAGTGCTGGCCGAGTTCGAACCCGAGATTGTCCATGTGATGATGTTTCTCGCCCAGCTTTCCCCGTTGATTCTGCCGCTCTTGCGCAGGCGCGCATGCCTCTACCACGCCCAGTGGTATCGCGCCATCTGTCCGCTCGGCACCAAACTGTTGCCGAACGGTGAAGCCTGTCATTTCAACGCCGGCGCAGCGTGTTACCGGCAGCGCTGTTTGCCGCTGCGCGACTGGCTGCCGCTGTTGACGGTGCAGATGCGGCTGTGGGTGCGGTGGCGCAGCGTTTTCGACCGCGTGGTCGTCTGCAGTGAAGCCGTGGGACGCCTGCTGGAAAGTGACGCTGTGCAACCGATGGAGGTTGTGCTCGACGGTGTCGCGGCTCAGCCCGCGCGCTCGGCGCTGGCGCCTAACCCTACGGTCTTTTTTGCCGGACGTCTGGTGCGCGAGAAAGGCGTCGAAGTATTGCTGGAGGCTTTCTCACAAGTAGAGGTTGCCGAAGCTGAGTTGTTAATTGCCGGCGAAGGGCCGGAACGGGGGCGCTTGGAGGAAAAGTCGCGCCAGCTTGGTTTGGCAGATCGAGTGTCTTTTCTCGGTCATCTCGGACAGACGGAGTTGGCGCGCATCGGCGCTGGTGCCTGGCTACAGGTTGTCCCGTCTCTCTGGGCAGAGCCTTTCGGTCTGGTAGCGGCCGAGGCGATGATGCGCGGCACGGCGGTGATTGCCAGCAATATCGGTGGATTGGCGGAAATCGTGCGCCATGAACAAACGGGTTACTTGGTTCCAGCGGGCGACGCGGCGGCGCTAGCGCAGCGATTGCGCGCTTTGTTGGGCGATCGCGACTTGTGCGCCGCCATGGGCAGAGCGGCGCGCGCGGTGGCATTGGCGAATTTTACTGAAGAGAAGTTTGTCGACCGCATCGTGGCGGTCTA